A region of the Deinococcus planocerae genome:
GCAGGCACGCTGACGTGGTACCCGCTCGACATCAGCGTGTACGACTGGGTGGTCGGCGAGGGCAAGTTCAAGCCCAAGCCCGAGCATGAGACGCCGAAGTTCCGGGCACGGTTCTCCTCGGCGTACCAGCCGCATCACCACTACGAGAACGATGACCCCTTTCCATTCGCGGAGAAAGGGTAACGGCTCCTCTTCGTAGAATTCCCCATGCGCCTTGCCCTGATCGCCGACGTTCACGCCAACGTGTACGCGCTGGATGCCGTGCTGGAAGATATTGCCCGCCAGGACGTGGATGCCACGGTGAACCTCGGAGACACCGTGTGGGGCAATGTCGATCCCGCAGGCACGGTGGAGCGGCTGATGGCCTTTCCCGGCGTGCGCGGCAACCACGACGAGGAACAGGACGTTGCGCACCCTGATTTACAGCTCTCCACCACACAGCAGGCATTTCTGGCGGGCTTGCCCCTCACGCTGACCCTTGATGACGTGTTCTGTTGTCACGGGACGCCGACCAGCAATACCACCCACCTGATGCTGACCGTCACGCCGCAGGGGGCGAGACCCGCCACCATCCCGGAGATTCAGGCGCGGCTCGGGAACATCCGTGCGGCTGTGG
Encoded here:
- a CDS encoding DUF7710 domain-containing protein; protein product: MVQERAGVWVFMGLGAQHPAAVFTTRERAEAWVREHGLAGTLTWYPLDISVYDWVVGEGKFKPKPEHETPKFRARFSSAYQPHHHYENDDPFPFAEKG
- a CDS encoding metallophosphoesterase family protein, whose product is MRLALIADVHANVYALDAVLEDIARQDVDATVNLGDTVWGNVDPAGTVERLMAFPGVRGNHDEEQDVAHPDLQLSTTQQAFLAGLPLTLTLDDVFCCHGTPTSNTTHLMLTVTPQGARPATIPEIQARLGNIRAAVVACAHTHLPRVVQLPGGPLVVNPGSVGLPAYDAAPDPYVVENFSPHARYATLTQTRAGWEVRFHAVPYDHERAARETERKGRPDRAHWLRSGLAE